From Macaca mulatta isolate MMU2019108-1 chromosome 3, T2T-MMU8v2.0, whole genome shotgun sequence, the proteins below share one genomic window:
- the LOC711182 gene encoding uncharacterized protein LOC711182 isoform X2: MATSTMSVCSSTCSDSWQVDDCPESCCEPPCCAPSCCAPAPCLTLFCTPVSCVSSPCCQVACEPSPCQSGCTSSCTPSCCQQSSCQPACCTSSPCQQSCCVPVCCKPVCCKPVCCDSSSCCQQSSCQPACCASSSCQQACCVPACCKPVCCVPTCSEDSSSCCQQSSCQPACCTSSPCQQSSCVPICCKPVCCKSVCCVPVCSGASTSCCQQSSCQPACCTTSCCRPSSSVSLLCRPVCRPACCVPISSCCAPTSSCQTSCCRPASCVSLLCRPVCSRLSSACCGLSSGQKSSC, translated from the exons ATGGCCACATCCACCATGTCCGTCTGCTCCAGCACTTGCTCTGACTCCTGGCAGGTGGACGACTGCCCAGAGAGCTGCTGTGAGCCCCCCTGCTGTGCCCCCAGCTGCTGCGCCCCGGCCCCCTGCCTGACCCTGTTCTGCACCCCAGTGAGCTGTGTGTCCAGCCCCTGCTGCCAGGTGGCCTGTGAGCCCAGCCCCTGCCAATCAGGCTGCACCAGCTCCTGCACACCCTCGTGCTGCCAGCAGTCTAGCTGCCAGCCGGCTTGCTGCACCTCCTCCCCCTGCCAGCAGTCCTGCTGCGTGCCTGTCTGCTGCAAGCCCGTCTGCTGCaagcctgtgtgctgt GATTCCTCTTCATGCTGCCAGCAGTCTAGCTGCCAGCCAGCTTGCtgtgcctcttcctcctgccagcAGGCCTGCTGCGTGCCCGCCTGCTGCAAGCCCGTGTGCTGTGTGCCCACCTGCTCTGAGGATTCCTCTTCATGCTGCCAGCAGTCTAGCTGCCAGCCAGCTTGCTGCACCTCCTCCCCGTGTCAGCAG TCCTCCTGTGTGCCTATCTGCTGCAAGCCTGTCTGCTGCAAGTCCGTCTGCTGTGTGCCCGTCTGCTCTGGGGCTTCCACTTCATGCTGCCAGCAATCTAGCTGCCAGCCGGCTTGTTGCACCACCTCCTGCTGCAGAccctcctcctctgtgtccctCCTCTGCCGCCCTGTGTGCAGGCCCGCCTGCTGCGTGCCCATCTCCTCCTGCTGtgcccccacctcctcctgccaGACCAGTTGCTGCCGCCCAGCCTCCTGCGTGTCCCTCCTCTGCCGCCCCGTGTGCTCCCGCCTCTCTTCCGCGTGCTGCGGCCTCTCCTCAGGCCAGAAGTCCAGCTGCTGA
- the LOC711182 gene encoding keratin-associated protein 10-3 isoform X7 — MATSTMSVCSSTCSDSWQVDDCPESCCEPPCCAPSCCAPAPCLTLFCTPVSCVSSPCCQVACEPSPCQSGCTSSCTPSCCQQSSCQPACCTSSPCQQSCCVPVCCKPVCCKPSSCVPICCKPVCCKSVCCVPVCSGASTSCCQQSSCQPACCTTSCCRPSSSVSLLCRPVCRPACCVPISSCCAPTSSCQTSCCRPASCVSLLCRPVCSRLSSACCGLSSGQKSSC; from the exons ATGGCCACATCCACCATGTCCGTCTGCTCCAGCACTTGCTCTGACTCCTGGCAGGTGGACGACTGCCCAGAGAGCTGCTGTGAGCCCCCCTGCTGTGCCCCCAGCTGCTGCGCCCCGGCCCCCTGCCTGACCCTGTTCTGCACCCCAGTGAGCTGTGTGTCCAGCCCCTGCTGCCAGGTGGCCTGTGAGCCCAGCCCCTGCCAATCAGGCTGCACCAGCTCCTGCACACCCTCGTGCTGCCAGCAGTCTAGCTGCCAGCCGGCTTGCTGCACCTCCTCCCCCTGCCAGCAGTCCTGCTGCGTGCCTGTCTGCTGCAAGCCCGTCTGCTGCaagcct TCCTCCTGTGTGCCTATCTGCTGCAAGCCTGTCTGCTGCAAGTCCGTCTGCTGTGTGCCCGTCTGCTCTGGGGCTTCCACTTCATGCTGCCAGCAATCTAGCTGCCAGCCGGCTTGTTGCACCACCTCCTGCTGCAGAccctcctcctctgtgtccctCCTCTGCCGCCCTGTGTGCAGGCCCGCCTGCTGCGTGCCCATCTCCTCCTGCTGtgcccccacctcctcctgccaGACCAGTTGCTGCCGCCCAGCCTCCTGCGTGTCCCTCCTCTGCCGCCCCGTGTGCTCCCGCCTCTCTTCCGCGTGCTGCGGCCTCTCCTCAGGCCAGAAGTCCAGCTGCTGA
- the LOC711182 gene encoding uncharacterized protein LOC711182 isoform X6 — protein sequence MATSTMSVCSSTCSDSWQVDDCPESCCEPPCCAPSCCAPAPCLTLFCTPVACEPSPCQSGCTSSCTPSCCQQSSCQPACCTSSPCQQSCCVPVCCKPVCCKPSVCCVPVCSGASTSCCQQSSCQPACCTSSPCQQSSCVPICCKPVCCKSVCCVPVCSGASTSCCQQSSCQPACCTTSCCRPSSSVSLLCRPVCRPACCVPISSCCAPTSSCQTSCCRPASCVSLLCRPVCSRLSSACCGLSSGQKSSC from the exons ATGGCCACATCCACCATGTCCGTCTGCTCCAGCACTTGCTCTGACTCCTGGCAGGTGGACGACTGCCCAGAGAGCTGCTGTGAGCCCCCCTGCTGTGCCCCCAGCTGCTGCGCCCCGGCCCCCTGCCTGACCCTGTTCTGCACCCCA GTGGCCTGTGAGCCCAGCCCCTGCCAATCAGGCTGCACCAGCTCCTGCACACCCTCGTGCTGCCAGCAGTCTAGCTGCCAGCCGGCTTGCTGCACCTCCTCCCCCTGCCAGCAGTCCTGCTGCGTGCCTGTCTGCTGCAAGCCCGTCTGCTGCaagcct TCTGTCTGCTGTGTGCCCGTCTGCTCTGGGGCTTCTACTTCATGCTGCCAGCAGTCTAGCTGCCAGCCAGCTTGCTGCACCTCCTCTCCGTGTCAGCAGTCCTCCTGTGTGCCTATCTGCTGCAAGCCTGTCTGCTGCAAGTCCGTCTGCTGTGTGCCCGTCTGCTCTGGGGCTTCCACTTCATGCTGCCAGCAATCTAGCTGCCAGCCGGCTTGTTGCACCACCTCCTGCTGCAGAccctcctcctctgtgtccctCCTCTGCCGCCCTGTGTGCAGGCCCGCCTGCTGCGTGCCCATCTCCTCCTGCTGtgcccccacctcctcctgccaGACCAGTTGCTGCCGCCCAGCCTCCTGCGTGTCCCTCCTCTGCCGCCCCGTGTGCTCCCGCCTCTCTTCCGCGTGCTGCGGCCTCTCCTCAGGCCAGAAGTCCAGCTGCTGA
- the LOC711182 gene encoding uncharacterized protein LOC711182 isoform X5, which yields MATSTMSVCSSTCSDSWQVDDCPESCCEPPCCAPSCCAPAPCLTLFCTPVSCVSSPCCQVACEPSPCQSGCTSSCTPSCCQQSSCQPACCTSSPCQQSCCVPVCCKPVCCKPVCCVPVCCKPDSSSCCQQSSCQPACCTSSPCQQACCVPVCCKPSVCCVPVCSGASTSCCQQSSCQPACCTTSCCRPSSSVSLLCRPVCRPACCVPISSCCAPTSSCQTSCCRPASCVSLLCRPVCSRLSSACCGLSSGQKSSC from the exons ATGGCCACATCCACCATGTCCGTCTGCTCCAGCACTTGCTCTGACTCCTGGCAGGTGGACGACTGCCCAGAGAGCTGCTGTGAGCCCCCCTGCTGTGCCCCCAGCTGCTGCGCCCCGGCCCCCTGCCTGACCCTGTTCTGCACCCCAGTGAGCTGTGTGTCCAGCCCCTGCTGCCAGGTGGCCTGTGAGCCCAGCCCCTGCCAATCAGGCTGCACCAGCTCCTGCACACCCTCGTGCTGCCAGCAGTCTAGCTGCCAGCCGGCTTGCTGCACCTCCTCCCCCTGCCAGCAGTCCTGCTGCGTGCCTGTCTGCTGCAAGCCCGTCTGCTGCaagcctgtgtgctgtgtgcccGTCTGCTGCaagcct GATTCCTCTTCATGCTGCCAGCAGTCTAGCTGCCAGCCAGCTTGCTGCACCTCCTCCCCGTGTCAGCAGGCCTGCTGTGTGCCCGTCTGCTGCAAGCCT TCCGTCTGCTGTGTGCCCGTCTGCTCTGGGGCTTCCACTTCATGCTGCCAGCAATCTAGCTGCCAGCCGGCTTGTTGCACCACCTCCTGCTGCAGAccctcctcctctgtgtccctCCTCTGCCGCCCTGTGTGCAGGCCCGCCTGCTGCGTGCCCATCTCCTCCTGCTGtgcccccacctcctcctgccaGACCAGTTGCTGCCGCCCAGCCTCCTGCGTGTCCCTCCTCTGCCGCCCCGTGTGCTCCCGCCTCTCTTCCGCGTGCTGCGGCCTCTCCTCAGGCCAGAAGTCCAGCTGCTGA
- the LOC711182 gene encoding uncharacterized protein LOC711182 isoform X4: MATSTMSVCSSTCSDSWQVDDCPESCCEPPCCAPSCCAPAPCLTLFCTPVSCVSSPCCQVACEPSPCQSGCTSSCTPSCCQQSSCQPACCTSSPCQQSCCVPVCCKPVCCKPVCCDSSSCCQQSSCQPACCASSSCQQACCVPACCKPVCCVPTCSEDSSSCCQQSSCQPACCTSSPCQQACCVPVCCKPVCCKSVCCVPVCSGASTSCCQQSSCQPACCTSSPCCRPASCVSLLCRPVCSRLSSACCGLSSGQKSSC, encoded by the exons ATGGCCACATCCACCATGTCCGTCTGCTCCAGCACTTGCTCTGACTCCTGGCAGGTGGACGACTGCCCAGAGAGCTGCTGTGAGCCCCCCTGCTGTGCCCCCAGCTGCTGCGCCCCGGCCCCCTGCCTGACCCTGTTCTGCACCCCAGTGAGCTGTGTGTCCAGCCCCTGCTGCCAGGTGGCCTGTGAGCCCAGCCCCTGCCAATCAGGCTGCACCAGCTCCTGCACACCCTCGTGCTGCCAGCAGTCTAGCTGCCAGCCGGCTTGCTGCACCTCCTCCCCCTGCCAGCAGTCCTGCTGCGTGCCTGTCTGCTGCAAGCCCGTCTGCTGCaagcctgtgtgctgt GATTCCTCTTCATGCTGCCAGCAGTCTAGCTGCCAGCCAGCTTGCtgtgcctcttcctcctgccagcAGGCCTGCTGCGTGCCCGCCTGCTGCAAGCCCGTGTGCTGTGTGCCCACCTGCTCTGAGGATTCCTCTTCATGCTGCCAGCAGTCTAGCTGCCAGCCAGCTTGCTGCACCTCCTCCCCGTGTCAGCAGGCCTGCTGTGTGCCCGTCTGCTGCAAGCCTGTCTGCTGCAAGTCTGTCTGCTGTGTGCCCGTCTGCTCTGGGGCTTCTACTTCATGCTGCCAGCAGTCTAGCTGCCAGCCAGCTTGCTGCACCTCCTCTCC TTGCTGCCGCCCAGCCTCCTGCGTGTCCCTCCTCTGCCGCCCCGTGTGCTCCCGCCTCTCTTCCGCGTGCTGCGGCCTCTCCTCAGGCCAGAAGTCCAGCTGCTGA
- the LOC711182 gene encoding uncharacterized protein LOC711182 isoform X3, which translates to MATSTMSVCSSTCSDSWQVDDCPESCCEPPCCAPSCCAPAPCLTLFCTPVSCVSSPCCQVACEPSPCQSGCTSSCTPSCCQQSSCQPACCTSSPCQQSCCVPVCCKPACCVPACCKPVCCVPTCSEDSSSCCQQSSCQPACCTSSPCQQACCVPPVCCKSVCCVPVCSGASTSCCQQSSCQPACCTTSCCRPSSSVSLLCRPVCRPACCVPISSCCAPTSSCQTSCCRPASCVSLLCRPVCSRLSSACCGLSSGQKSSC; encoded by the exons ATGGCCACATCCACCATGTCCGTCTGCTCCAGCACTTGCTCTGACTCCTGGCAGGTGGACGACTGCCCAGAGAGCTGCTGTGAGCCCCCCTGCTGTGCCCCCAGCTGCTGCGCCCCGGCCCCCTGCCTGACCCTGTTCTGCACCCCAGTGAGCTGTGTGTCCAGCCCCTGCTGCCAGGTGGCCTGTGAGCCCAGCCCCTGCCAATCAGGCTGCACCAGCTCCTGCACACCCTCGTGCTGCCAGCAGTCTAGCTGCCAGCCGGCTTGCTGCACCTCCTCCCCCTGCCAGCAGTCCTGCTGCGTGCCTGTCTGCTGCAAGCCC GCCTGCTGCGTGCCCGCCTGCTGCAAGCCCGTGTGCTGTGTGCCCACCTGCTCTGAGGATTCCTCTTCATGCTGCCAGCAGTCTAGCTGCCAGCCAGCTTGCTGCACCTCCTCCCCGTGTCAGCAGGCCTGCTGTGTGCCC CCTGTCTGCTGCAAGTCCGTCTGCTGTGTGCCCGTCTGCTCTGGGGCTTCCACTTCATGCTGCCAGCAATCTAGCTGCCAGCCGGCTTGTTGCACCACCTCCTGCTGCAGAccctcctcctctgtgtccctCCTCTGCCGCCCTGTGTGCAGGCCCGCCTGCTGCGTGCCCATCTCCTCCTGCTGtgcccccacctcctcctgccaGACCAGTTGCTGCCGCCCAGCCTCCTGCGTGTCCCTCCTCTGCCGCCCCGTGTGCTCCCGCCTCTCTTCCGCGTGCTGCGGCCTCTCCTCAGGCCAGAAGTCCAGCTGCTGA
- the LOC711182 gene encoding uncharacterized protein LOC711182 isoform X1, translating into MATSTMSVCSSTCSDSWQVDDCPESCCEPPCCAPSCCAPAPCLTLFCTPVSCVSSPCCQVACEPSPCQSGCTSSCTPSCCQQSSCQPACCTSSPCQQSCCVPVCCKPVCCKPVCCVPVCCKPVCCVPTCSEDSSSCCQQSSCQPACCASSSCQQACCVPACCKPVCCVPTCSEDSSSCCQQSSCQPACCTSSPCQQACCVPVCCKPPVCCKSVCCVPVCSGASTSCCQQSSCQPACCTTSCCRPSSSVSLLCRPVCRPACCVPISSCCAPTSSCQTSCCRPASCVSLLCRPVCSRLSSACCGLSSGQKSSC; encoded by the exons ATGGCCACATCCACCATGTCCGTCTGCTCCAGCACTTGCTCTGACTCCTGGCAGGTGGACGACTGCCCAGAGAGCTGCTGTGAGCCCCCCTGCTGTGCCCCCAGCTGCTGCGCCCCGGCCCCCTGCCTGACCCTGTTCTGCACCCCAGTGAGCTGTGTGTCCAGCCCCTGCTGCCAGGTGGCCTGTGAGCCCAGCCCCTGCCAATCAGGCTGCACCAGCTCCTGCACACCCTCGTGCTGCCAGCAGTCTAGCTGCCAGCCGGCTTGCTGCACCTCCTCCCCCTGCCAGCAGTCCTGCTGCGTGCCTGTCTGCTGCAAGCCCGTCTGCTGCaagcctgtgtgctgtgtgcccGTCTGCTGCaagcctgtgtgctgtgtgcctaCCTGCTCTGAGGATTCCTCTTCATGCTGCCAGCAGTCTAGCTGCCAGCCAGCTTGCtgtgcctcttcctcctgccagcAGGCCTGCTGCGTGCCCGCCTGCTGCAAGCCCGTGTGCTGTGTGCCCACCTGCTCTGAGGATTCCTCTTCATGCTGCCAGCAGTCTAGCTGCCAGCCAGCTTGCTGCACCTCCTCCCCGTGTCAGCAGGCCTGCTGTGTGCCCGTCTGCTGCAAGCCT CCTGTCTGCTGCAAGTCCGTCTGCTGTGTGCCCGTCTGCTCTGGGGCTTCCACTTCATGCTGCCAGCAATCTAGCTGCCAGCCGGCTTGTTGCACCACCTCCTGCTGCAGAccctcctcctctgtgtccctCCTCTGCCGCCCTGTGTGCAGGCCCGCCTGCTGCGTGCCCATCTCCTCCTGCTGtgcccccacctcctcctgccaGACCAGTTGCTGCCGCCCAGCCTCCTGCGTGTCCCTCCTCTGCCGCCCCGTGTGCTCCCGCCTCTCTTCCGCGTGCTGCGGCCTCTCCTCAGGCCAGAAGTCCAGCTGCTGA